Proteins co-encoded in one Methylobacterium sp. WL1 genomic window:
- the pqqE gene encoding pyrroloquinoline quinone biosynthesis protein PqqE yields MNALTPNRPDVPAPVGLLAELTHRCPLRCPYCSNPLELDRRSGELDTATWQRVLTEASGLGVLHVHLSGGEPTARNDIVEITKTCADLGLYSNLITSGVGGALGKLQALYDVGLDHVQLSVQGVDAQNAEKIGGLKNAQPQKFEFASKVVELGLPLTLNSVIHRGNIHEVEGFIDLAVKMGAKRLEVAHTQYYGWAYVNRAALMPDKAQVDASIRIVEAARERLKGQLVIDLVVPDYYAKYPKACAGGWGRKLMNVTPQGKVLPCHAAETIPGLEFWHVTDHALGEIWRDSPAFTAYRGTDWMKEPCRSCDRREKDWGGCRCQALALAGDAAATDPACSLSPLHAKVRALAVEEAAETPPEYVYRTIGSNVRSPFKEDVNS; encoded by the coding sequence ATGAACGCACTGACGCCGAACCGGCCGGACGTTCCAGCGCCGGTGGGCCTGCTCGCCGAGCTGACCCACCGCTGTCCGTTGCGCTGCCCCTATTGTTCGAACCCGCTGGAGCTCGACCGTCGCTCCGGCGAGCTCGACACGGCCACGTGGCAGCGCGTCCTGACGGAAGCGTCCGGCCTCGGCGTCCTCCATGTCCACCTCTCCGGGGGCGAGCCGACGGCGCGCAACGATATCGTCGAGATCACCAAGACCTGCGCGGATCTCGGCCTCTACTCGAACCTGATCACCTCCGGGGTGGGCGGTGCTCTGGGCAAGCTCCAGGCGCTCTACGATGTCGGGCTCGACCACGTGCAGCTCTCGGTGCAGGGCGTCGATGCGCAGAACGCGGAGAAGATCGGGGGCCTGAAGAACGCGCAGCCGCAGAAATTCGAGTTCGCCTCCAAGGTGGTCGAGCTGGGGCTGCCGCTGACGCTGAACTCGGTGATCCATCGCGGTAACATCCACGAGGTCGAAGGCTTCATCGACCTTGCCGTGAAGATGGGTGCCAAGCGCCTCGAAGTGGCGCACACGCAGTATTACGGCTGGGCCTACGTCAACCGCGCGGCCCTGATGCCCGACAAGGCGCAGGTCGATGCCTCAATCCGGATCGTCGAGGCCGCACGTGAGCGGCTCAAGGGTCAGCTCGTCATCGACCTCGTCGTGCCGGATTACTACGCGAAATACCCGAAAGCCTGTGCCGGCGGCTGGGGCCGCAAGCTGATGAACGTCACGCCCCAGGGCAAAGTCCTGCCCTGCCACGCGGCCGAGACGATCCCGGGTCTCGAGTTCTGGCACGTCACCGACCACGCGCTGGGCGAGATCTGGCGGGATTCGCCAGCCTTCACCGCCTATCGCGGGACCGACTGGATGAAGGAGCCCTGCCGCTCTTGCGACCGTCGGGAGAAGGATTGGGGCGGCTGCCGCTGTCAGGCCCTGGCGCTCGCCGGGGATGCCGCGGCGACCGATCCGGCCTGCTCGCTCTCGCCGCTCCACGCCAAGGTGCGGGCGTTGGCCGTCGAAGAAGCGGCTGAGACGCCGCCGGAATATGTGTATCGGACGATCGGCAGCAACGTCCGGTCGCCTTTCAAGGAGGACGTCAACTCGTGA
- the folK gene encoding 2-amino-4-hydroxy-6-hydroxymethyldihydropteridine diphosphokinase — MRAYLGIGSNIGDMAAMLDRAVAGLAATPGIDVVARSADYRTPPWGKTDQPWFLNGAVAVDTTLDPHGLLDACLGVEHALGRIREERWGPRVIDVDVLAYEGATVDDARLVLPHRHVRERAFVLVPLAEIAPDLVIGGERVADALAKLDRTGITRV, encoded by the coding sequence ATGAGGGCGTATCTCGGCATCGGCAGCAACATCGGGGACATGGCCGCGATGCTCGACCGTGCGGTCGCGGGGCTTGCCGCGACGCCCGGCATCGACGTGGTCGCCCGCTCGGCCGACTATCGGACGCCGCCCTGGGGCAAGACCGATCAGCCCTGGTTTCTCAATGGTGCGGTGGCCGTCGATACGACGCTCGATCCGCATGGGCTGCTCGATGCCTGCCTCGGCGTCGAGCATGCGCTCGGGCGCATCCGCGAGGAGCGCTGGGGCCCCCGGGTGATCGATGTCGACGTGCTGGCGTACGAGGGAGCAACGGTGGACGACGCGCGGCTGGTTCTGCCCCACCGTCATGTGCGGGAGCGTGCCTTCGTGCTGGTGCCACTGGCCGAGATCGCCCCGGATCTCGTGATTGGCGGCGAGCGCGTCGCCGATGCCCTGGCCAAGCTCGACCGCACCGGGATCACGCGAGTCTGA
- the folB gene encoding dihydroneopterin aldolase has translation MSTDRIGVARIAVFGRHGVLPEEAVLGQRFYISIDARLDLAPAGRSDDVAHTVSYADLTEIAVMIATERRFNLIEALAETIAATILERHAMVEAITIRIDKPSAPVPAILDGVSVEITRHRGARA, from the coding sequence ATGAGCACGGACCGGATCGGCGTCGCCCGCATCGCGGTGTTCGGGCGCCACGGCGTGCTGCCCGAGGAAGCCGTGCTCGGCCAGCGCTTCTATATTTCGATCGATGCGCGGCTCGACCTTGCGCCGGCCGGTCGCTCAGACGACGTCGCCCACACGGTCAGCTACGCGGACCTCACCGAGATCGCCGTCATGATCGCGACGGAGCGCCGGTTCAACCTCATCGAGGCTCTCGCCGAGACGATCGCGGCCACGATCCTCGAACGCCACGCCATGGTTGAAGCGATCACGATCCGCATCGACAAGCCGAGCGCGCCGGTGCCCGCGATCCTGGATGGGGTCAGCGTCGAGATCACGCGCCACCGCGGAGCCCGCGCATGA
- the pqqB gene encoding pyrroloquinoline quinone biosynthesis protein PqqB, with protein sequence MRVVILGSAAGGGLPQWNCRCPNCTLARSEPDRVRPRTQSSIAVSANGSDWLLINASPDIRQQLFDNSQMHPREGLRHSPIRSVLLTNGDVDHVAGLLTLREGQPYTLYATRGILDSVNANRVFDVMAEGVVARQPIAMDQRFEPMPGLSVTLFPVPGKVPLWLEDETMEIGAETETTVGALIEAGGRRLAYIPGCARVTDALRDRIAGVDALLFDGTVLHDDDMIRAGVGTKTGWRMGHVPMRGDNGSIDALAGVSLGCRVFVHINNTNPVLVEGSPERADVEAAGWTVAHDGLSLAL encoded by the coding sequence ATGCGCGTCGTGATTCTCGGCTCCGCTGCCGGTGGCGGCCTCCCGCAGTGGAACTGCCGCTGCCCCAATTGCACCCTTGCACGGTCCGAGCCGGACCGGGTGCGCCCACGGACCCAATCGAGCATCGCGGTCTCCGCGAACGGGTCCGATTGGCTCCTGATCAACGCCTCGCCGGATATCCGGCAACAACTCTTCGACAATTCCCAGATGCATCCCCGCGAGGGACTGCGCCACTCGCCGATCCGGTCCGTGCTCCTGACGAACGGAGACGTCGACCACGTGGCGGGTCTGCTCACCCTGCGCGAGGGCCAGCCCTATACGCTGTACGCCACCCGCGGCATTCTGGACTCCGTCAACGCCAACCGCGTGTTCGACGTGATGGCCGAGGGCGTCGTCGCCCGCCAACCGATCGCCATGGACCAGCGGTTCGAGCCGATGCCCGGCCTGTCCGTCACGCTGTTCCCGGTTCCCGGGAAGGTGCCGCTCTGGCTCGAGGACGAGACCATGGAGATCGGCGCAGAGACCGAGACCACCGTGGGCGCGCTGATCGAGGCGGGCGGGCGTCGCCTCGCCTACATCCCCGGATGCGCCCGGGTCACGGACGCGCTCAGGGACCGGATCGCCGGCGTGGACGCTCTGCTGTTCGACGGTACCGTCCTGCACGATGACGACATGATCCGTGCCGGCGTCGGCACCAAGACCGGCTGGCGGATGGGGCACGTGCCGATGCGGGGCGACAATGGCTCGATCGATGCGTTGGCCGGCGTTTCGCTCGGCTGCCGCGTCTTCGTCCACATCAACAATACCAATCCGGTCCTGGTCGAAGGTTCGCCGGAGCGGGCCGATGTCGAGGCGGCCGGCTGGACCGTGGCCCATGACGGTCTGAGCCTCGCCCTCTGA
- the folP gene encoding dihydropteroate synthase, protein MPPSPGLSDLLPGLGSRTLVMGILNVTPDSFSDGGLFSGEAEAVAQAKRLVDEGAAILDIGGESTRPGHVPVPAEEEQARVLPVIRAVAPGLTVPISIDTYKASTARLALEAGARIVNDVWGLQREPDIASVAAAHGAPVVIMHNRETIDADLDIISDLLTFFERSLDIARRAGIPERDIVLDPGVGFGKTWTQHLDVLRRLPEIRALGFPVLVGVSRKSLLGRLHDRETRPADRLYGSLAAHALAATLGADIVRVHDVAAHVDAVRVVDAVMRPDAR, encoded by the coding sequence GTGCCCCCCTCCCCCGGCCTGTCCGACCTGTTGCCCGGCCTCGGGTCGCGCACATTGGTCATGGGCATCCTCAACGTCACGCCCGATTCGTTCTCCGACGGCGGCCTGTTCTCCGGTGAGGCCGAGGCGGTCGCCCAGGCGAAGCGCCTCGTGGACGAGGGCGCCGCGATCCTCGATATCGGCGGTGAATCGACCCGGCCGGGCCACGTTCCCGTCCCGGCCGAGGAGGAGCAGGCCCGCGTCCTGCCGGTGATCCGGGCGGTGGCACCCGGCCTGACTGTCCCGATCTCGATCGATACCTACAAGGCGTCTACCGCGCGTCTCGCGCTCGAAGCGGGCGCGCGCATCGTCAACGACGTCTGGGGCCTCCAGCGAGAGCCCGACATCGCCTCCGTGGCAGCCGCACACGGCGCCCCCGTGGTGATCATGCACAACCGTGAGACCATCGACGCGGATCTGGATATCATCTCGGACCTGCTGACCTTCTTCGAGCGCTCGCTCGACATCGCCCGGCGGGCCGGCATTCCGGAGCGCGACATCGTGCTCGATCCTGGCGTCGGCTTCGGCAAGACCTGGACGCAGCACCTGGACGTGCTGCGGCGCCTTCCCGAGATCCGGGCCCTGGGCTTTCCCGTCCTGGTTGGAGTCTCCCGCAAATCGCTGCTCGGCCGACTGCACGACCGTGAAACCCGGCCGGCGGACCGGCTCTACGGATCGCTCGCAGCCCATGCCCTCGCCGCCACGCTCGGAGCCGACATCGTGCGGGTCCACGACGTCGCGGCCCATGTCGATGCCGTTCGGGTTGTCGACGCCGTCATGCGGCCGGACGCCCGATGA
- the xoxJ gene encoding rare earth element methanol dehydrogenase accessory protein XoxJ, translating into MSSLASSFTRTLALCALSMTVAQGAAAQHLPDTVTTDVLRVCGDPGNMPFSERKEDGFENKIAAIIADELKIKVRYYWLTQGPGFVRNTLGTGLCDLIMGQAFGSDLVQTTNPYYRSSYVLVTRTGELDGITALDDPRLKGKAIGVIAGTPPVNRMGDLGLVSTMKAYAPYQLDPARKYQTVGAEIVGGLAAKDIDAAVLWGPAAGWLAKQSGTPMTVTPLLKEPSRPPMAYRIAMGVRLGENDWKRSLNTVLRKRKADIDQVLRDYDVPLLDDEANEMAEPGAK; encoded by the coding sequence ATGTCCTCCCTTGCATCGTCCTTTACCCGGACGCTCGCCCTCTGCGCCCTGTCGATGACGGTGGCGCAGGGGGCTGCAGCGCAGCATCTACCGGACACGGTTACGACCGATGTGCTGCGCGTCTGCGGCGATCCCGGCAACATGCCGTTTTCCGAGCGTAAGGAAGACGGCTTCGAGAACAAGATCGCGGCGATCATCGCCGACGAACTGAAGATCAAGGTCCGCTACTACTGGCTGACCCAGGGTCCCGGCTTCGTGCGCAACACGCTGGGCACCGGCCTGTGCGACCTGATCATGGGCCAGGCCTTCGGCAGCGACCTCGTCCAGACCACCAATCCTTATTATCGCTCGTCCTACGTGCTCGTCACCCGCACGGGAGAACTCGACGGCATCACCGCCCTCGACGATCCGCGGCTGAAGGGCAAGGCGATCGGGGTCATCGCCGGCACACCGCCGGTGAACCGGATGGGTGATCTCGGCCTCGTCTCGACCATGAAGGCCTACGCGCCCTATCAGCTCGATCCGGCCCGCAAGTACCAGACCGTCGGCGCCGAGATCGTCGGGGGGCTGGCTGCCAAGGACATCGATGCAGCGGTGCTCTGGGGACCTGCTGCAGGATGGCTTGCGAAGCAATCCGGAACGCCCATGACGGTGACGCCCCTGCTCAAGGAGCCCTCCCGTCCGCCTATGGCCTACCGGATCGCCATGGGTGTGCGCCTCGGCGAGAACGACTGGAAGCGCTCGCTCAATACGGTCCTGCGCAAGCGCAAGGCAGACATCGATCAGGTACTGCGCGACTACGACGTGCCGCTCCTCGACGACGAGGCCAATGAAATGGCCGAACCCGGCGCGAAGTAG
- a CDS encoding c-type cytochrome, methanol metabolism-related, producing the protein MHNLSNIVTRPFLAALALATVSAVAVHAEDAKPADPALANSLNANDKTAEQDPALLKKNAAVKVEDGKYVDADGHPTYHVTNDGKKLDWYTYSGYRRYHAECHVCHGPDGMGSTYAPALKDSLKHLSYEEFIGILVGGKQDISASEQKVMPAFGDNKNVMCYSDDLYTYLKARADGAVGRVRPSDHEDKPETARKAEKECMGG; encoded by the coding sequence TTGCACAACCTCAGCAACATCGTCACGCGGCCGTTTCTCGCCGCCCTCGCCCTAGCGACCGTTTCCGCGGTTGCCGTACATGCTGAGGATGCCAAGCCTGCCGATCCGGCTCTCGCCAATTCGCTGAACGCGAACGACAAGACCGCCGAGCAGGACCCCGCTCTACTTAAGAAGAACGCCGCCGTTAAGGTCGAGGACGGCAAGTACGTCGACGCCGACGGCCATCCGACGTACCACGTTACCAACGATGGCAAGAAGCTCGACTGGTACACCTACTCCGGTTACCGCCGCTATCACGCCGAGTGCCACGTCTGCCACGGCCCTGATGGCATGGGCTCGACCTACGCGCCGGCCCTGAAGGACTCGCTGAAGCACCTCTCGTACGAGGAGTTCATCGGCATCCTGGTGGGCGGCAAGCAGGACATCAGCGCATCCGAGCAGAAGGTCATGCCGGCCTTTGGCGATAACAAGAACGTCATGTGCTACTCGGACGATCTCTACACCTACCTCAAGGCCCGGGCCGATGGCGCGGTTGGCCGCGTTCGTCCCTCCGACCACGAGGACAAGCCTGAGACCGCCCGGAAGGCCGAGAAGGAGTGCATGGGCGGCTGA
- the pqqC gene encoding pyrroloquinoline-quinone synthase PqqC, whose product MNAVFPTPSSTPDSAESQRLLSPDELEAALRDIGARRYHILHPFHRLLHDGKLSKDQVRAWALNRYYYQAMIPVKDAAVLARMTDASLRRIWRQRIVDHDGDHPGDGGIERWLKLAEGVGFDRDYVLSTRGILSATKFSVEAYVHFVAEKSLLEAIASSLTEMFSPTIISERVAGMLKNYDFITKDTLAYFDKRLTQAPRDADFALDYVKTHATTPDLQLQAMAALTFKCNVLWTQLDALYFAYVAPGMIPPDAWTPGTGLVAEAPVATAGSGVRKMAADDRPRLPRGVRLRHDETRGKYVLLAPERTFDLDDNAVAVLKLVDGNRSVAAIADELGRTYAADPRAIEADILVMLDGLAEKRVLER is encoded by the coding sequence ATGAACGCAGTCTTCCCGACCCCTTCGTCGACACCCGACTCTGCCGAGAGCCAGCGGCTGCTCTCCCCGGACGAGCTTGAGGCAGCTCTGCGCGACATCGGCGCGCGTCGGTACCACATCCTGCATCCGTTCCACCGGCTCCTGCACGACGGCAAGCTCTCGAAGGATCAGGTCCGGGCCTGGGCGTTGAACCGCTACTATTATCAGGCGATGATCCCGGTGAAGGACGCCGCCGTGCTCGCACGGATGACCGACGCGTCCCTGCGGCGGATTTGGCGCCAGCGCATCGTCGATCACGACGGTGACCATCCGGGCGACGGGGGCATCGAGCGCTGGCTGAAGCTCGCCGAGGGTGTCGGGTTCGACCGGGATTACGTGCTGTCGACCCGTGGCATCCTGTCGGCCACGAAGTTTTCCGTCGAGGCCTACGTCCACTTCGTCGCCGAGAAGAGCCTGCTGGAGGCGATCGCCTCGTCGCTCACCGAGATGTTCTCGCCGACGATCATCTCGGAGCGCGTCGCCGGGATGCTGAAGAACTATGACTTCATCACCAAGGACACGCTGGCGTATTTCGACAAGCGCCTGACCCAGGCACCGCGTGATGCAGACTTCGCCCTCGATTACGTGAAGACGCATGCGACGACGCCGGACCTGCAGCTTCAGGCGATGGCCGCGCTGACGTTCAAGTGCAACGTGCTTTGGACCCAGCTCGACGCCCTCTATTTCGCCTATGTCGCCCCCGGCATGATCCCGCCGGATGCGTGGACGCCGGGAACCGGTCTCGTTGCGGAAGCACCCGTCGCGACGGCGGGGTCCGGCGTTCGCAAGATGGCGGCCGACGACCGGCCGCGCCTTCCGCGAGGCGTGCGGCTGCGCCACGACGAGACCCGCGGCAAATACGTCCTGCTCGCTCCCGAGCGGACCTTCGACCTCGACGACAACGCCGTGGCGGTGCTCAAGCTCGTGGATGGGAACCGCAGCGTCGCTGCGATCGCCGACGAGCTTGGCCGGACCTATGCGGCCGATCCGCGGGCCATCGAGGCCGATATCCTGGTGATGCTGGACGGGCTGGCGGAAAAACGGGTCCTGGAGCGATGA